The DNA window TTTTTTGGGAAGAGAGAAATGTTTGGTTTTCAGATTTATGGAATGGACTTAAAGGAGTTTCTCAATCGCTTAATCATTCTGATTTACGAGAGAGGTCGGCAGCATATCCGTTTGAATTAGCATATAGATTAATTAATATGTATTCTCTGAATGGAGATACTGTTCTTGACCCATTTTTCGGAACGGGAACAACTATGCTCGCTGCAATGGTTGCCGGCAGAAACTCAATTGGTTATGAAATAGACCCTAATTTTAAAAAAGTTATTGATATGAGAATTTCTGAAACAATCCATTTTGGTAGAAATATAGTTATAGACAGATTAAAAAAACATAAGCAGTATATTGAACAAAGGGAAGCTGAAAAGGGCGAACCAAAGCATTATTCAGAGAGATATGAATTCAAAATTGTAACAAATCAAGAAAAAAATATGTTTTTGCCATTAATCAAAGATATAAAAAAGATTAACGACAATCATCTCGAAGCGATATATGATACTGAAAAGATTGAGTTAGGAAAAAAAGAACATTCTGCAGTTTTAAGTAATCACATAAATAAAGTCAAAGTTGAAAAAGAAGCCCACACATTAAGCGCATATTTACTTTAGAACTATTTTTCTAATCTGTTCATTTCTTGTTTTATTTCGTCAATAACTTCGATATTATTTATTACTTTTTTATCTCCTTCTTTTATCGAGATTATATAAAATACTTTTCCACCATATTTAGCAGTAAACTTCTTATGAGTTTCTGCCTGTTGTGTTCTTTCTTTAAAAATTTCAGGAATATGAGAAACCCCTCCAGCAGGTTTTATTTGTAATCCTATATATTTCTCATTAATCTTAATGAAGAAATCTACATTAAATAGTCTGTCCCATTCATCAGGGGCTGGTTCAATTTTGACTTTAAGAATATCTTGAAGTTGTCCATATATTGTTTCTTTTTCACTTACATATCCATCATAAGTTCTATTTATGACGAGATTAATTATAAAATCTATACAATCCTGTTCCGTTACATCATCTATTTCTGCTCGTAAAACTTCTGTAATTTTAGTGTATAACTTTTTCCCTAATTCAATAAGATGTGCTTTTGGATATACGCTTCCATAATAGTATTTTTCCCAATCTTCTACCTTTCTTGGCTGACACTTTCTTATTTGTTCTGAAACCTTACCAACATTACGAGAGAAATTTAACTGAAATCTATTTGTTGCACTATTTAATATCCATTCCTTTGCCATAATCTATACTAAATCAATAAAACATATATAAATGTTGTTAAATCCGACTTTTCGCCCTAACGATAAAACTAATGTTGCCCCTTTATTCTTGTTCTTGATTGCTCACCTTGTTCGCCTGAATGAACGCCCCCGAAAAAACTCTTCGGACGAAGTTTGACCCCACGTTGTAGGGTCAAAGGAGATAACAGGAATTCCGATGTTAGCCAAAATTTTCTTACTGCCGAAAATCAGATAGGTGCTGTAGTTTTTACTTACTTTAAACGACGAGGGGGGAATTCCGTAACGACTAGTAACGAGGTGGCGAGAAAACTTATTTTATTTCACAATTACAATTATCCACCCACTCACAAAATCCACATTCATCAGAGGGGGCAGGAATTTCTGCTTCTAGAACTTGAACAGCTTCCTTAAAAATACTTTCAGCATTTTTGATATTAACTTTAATCTTAACCAAATCTTTATGAAAATCCACATCACCATTCTCATGGACTTTGCTTGGATGATAAAACAACAGATACGTATAATCCTCGGTATCGTAGCCATTCTTTCTCAAGAGAAAATTGTAGATGTCCATTTGATCCTGATAATGTTCATGTGTGTCCTCTTTTAATGGGAAACCCCTGGTCTTATAATCCAAAACAATCAGTTTCTTTCCTTTCTTGAGAAGATTATCGATTGCTCCATGAAATAGATTGCCTTTCATGTCCGTCCATCGAATTCCTTTAAAGTTGCTTCTCCAGGCTTTAAGAAGCTCTTCATCATCAAACAGCTTAACCTCCCCCTTTAATTGCTGTAGTTCCGGAGGAAGCTCGCCTCTTTTCATAAACCAGTCAAAGTGTTCTTTGAGGATCTTATCCATTCCGCTGGGTAAAGAGGGAAAAATTGTATCCGGCCTTTTAATATTCTTGTTGAAATGAAGCCAGAAACATCTAGGGCAGTCTTTCAATAAGCTTAAACTTGATGGGCTGAATTTGTATGGCATCTTAATCTAAATCAATCCCTCCCAGCTTCGGCGCTTCCTTAATATTTTTTAGGGCACTTCACTACTAACCAACTCATCCCTCAGAACCTTCCCAGCACTTCCTTGACTCTTCTCACAGTCGTCTTCCAGGAGAATTTTTCAACAACTGTCTTCCTTGCCTCATCTCCAAGTCGCCTCCTGAGGAACGGATCCTTCAGCAGCCATTCAAGCTTCAAAGACAAAACAAGCGAATTCCGTTTTGGGAAGAAAAGGCCATTCTTCTTCTCCCTGATGTATTTCTGCACATATCCGACCTTCGTCACCACACAGGCCAGGCCGACAGACATGGCTTCTAATGTGCTAAGCGAGGTTGTCTCAGTAAGCGAAGGCAGCACAAAAATATCCATCGCCTGCAAATACGGAACGACATCATTCTGCTGCCCAGCATAGATAATCTGCGGCTTGTCCTTGAACAAACGCTTCTGCTCCTCAATCCCGTCTCCAACAATAAGCAGGGTAACCTCCTTATGGCTGTAGAGAAGCCTTTGGAACGCCCTGTACAGGGTGTAGAGGTCCTTCTCCCGCGCAAGCCTTCCATGATACCCTATCACCGTATGGGAAGGGTTGATGCCAAGCTCCTCCTTTGCCTGCACCTTTGATGAAGGAGGAACAAAATGCTCAGGATTTGTTCCAAGGTGCACCAGAACATGGGCTGTCCTGATCCCTGCCCATTCAAACTTCTTGATAACCTCATAGGTGGGCACCATGATGAGATGGCATTTGCTGTAAAGCCCTGCAGCAAGCCTCTTGGTAAGATGGTATGCGATCTTCTTTCTGAAATACCTGGAGCTCAGCGCATTGGGGACAAGCTCCCACTCAATGGAATGGGCAAAGGCGATCAGCGGCTTTCCCTTCTTGTGGCTGGCCCTGATTGCTGTGCTCCCGATAGGCCCGATGGTCTGGATCCACACAAGGTCAGCATTGTCCACCTCTTGGCTGATCGTTTTCCATGCAAACCTGGCAGGAATGAAATCTCCGATCCTGAACGGCAGCAGTCCAATCCAGACCATCCGTATCTCCGGCAGGTTTGCCACCTCTCCCTTGTGCCTTGGAGCGACTACCGTGATCTCATATTCGTCCATAAGGCTCGGGATGACCTCCCACAGAAACCTTGCAATTCCATCCCATCGTGGAAGAAAGTTATCAGTGGCGATCAGGAGTTTTCGTTTCATGCGTGAATACCTCGGCAAACCAGCAGCCATGGTCAAGGCCATTGAAAAGTGCCTTAACATACACACTGGTCATCAGCGTGTAGACCGCAAGCTTTTGGCTCTTGTGCTCCCGGATTGCCTGGATCTTCTTCTTGAATGTAGGAGTGATGTCCACCACAAGCTTGACAGCATTTTTCTTAAAGCTTATGGGGTTCCAGATGTCAAAGGAGAACACAGGAAACCTCTCTTTCATCTTAGCAACAGCCTCAGTTACGATCCTGAACACTGCACGGTGATCCGGATGCGGGTCATCCTTGCTGTGCGTGAATATCTTTTCAGGCTTATAGGTGTTGATCAGAGACTGGATCTTCCGCTCAAGCCCGAGTTCCTTTGCCTGCTCTGGAAAATGGTTCTCCCGTAAGCCAAGGTAGACGATCTGCGCCTCGCCGAGGATCTTTCCTGCGACCGCAGACTCCCTGACTCTGGTTTTCGCAATCTCATGCCTCTTCATCCAGGGATGTGATTTCTCACCATAGGAGAAAATGACAGTGATGACCTTTTTTCCTTCTTGGGCGTACTTCGCCAGGGTTCCTCCTGCTCCGATCACCTGATCATCATTATGGGCGCAGAAGTTCAGGACAGATGCCATGCAGCACTAAAGATGAATGTGCTTTAAAAAGATTTGCCCCACGGCCCGCCAGAATGGAAGCTTTGCCTATCTTCCGTAGAATTCATTGTAGATCACTCTAACTGCATCATCTGCCTGGCTCTCGCCTACTCCGACAAAAAAGCTGATCTCCGAAGCACCCTTGTTCAGGACACGCTGCCGGATTCCTGCATTGGCAAGCGCCTGGAGCACTCTTGCATCTCCATTGATGTGCGATTCATAATCTCTTTTCATCCCCAGCCCTGCGATGCCAACCATGGCGATAGCTTCTCCTACCTCTATCTCCATCGGTGCAGATTTCTTATTAAACCTCTTATCCAATTCACGAACAATCTCATTGACAGTTCCAGGGCTTGAAATCTTATTTTTGTCAATAATGAGCGTCATAGTATCGATTCCTGTTGGAGAATGCTCATAAGGAACCCCCATATCTTTTAGTATCCCCATGACATCCCTGCCAAATCCGCAATCTTTTTAAATAAGCTATAATCCCATTAGTATGCTCTGTGCATAGTGAACTTCACTATCCCAGACTCCGCAAGGAGATGAGAGCCAGAATTCTGGTTTTCAGGAGGAACTATGACATTAGGATTGCATGTTAACCGGCAGCAGCTTGTTGAGAAGCTTGCTGAGAAGCTCAAGACAATCTCCGAGATCAAGGCTCCGGATTGGGCAGCGTATGTAAAGACCGGAATGCATAAGGAAAGGCCGCCTGTTGATCGTGATTGGTGGCACAAGAGGGCTGCGTCGGTCTTATACAAGGTTCTGAGGTACGGGCCTATTGGAGTCTCAAAGCTGCGCCGCGCATATGGCGGCAGGAAAAACCGTGGAGTGAAGCCTGAGCATTTCTACAAAGGCTCAGCCAACATCATCAGAAAGGCGCTTCAGCAGCTTGAAAAGGCAGAGCTTGTGAAGAAGGTTGAAAAAGGGGTCCATAAGGGTAAAATAGTAACCCCAAAAGGAGCAGCCCTGATACACAGCGTTGCAAAGACAATCATTCCAAAAGAGGCTCTGGAGCAGTTCAAGACAGCTAAACTAAAGAAGGACGATAAAAAGGAAGATACAAAAGCCGAGGCAAAGAATGAACCAGGACGAACTCAGCCAGTTTGAACTCCAGCAGCAGTTTCAGCAGCTTGAGGCAGTTGTCAAGGCAAAGTTCACAAAGGAAGCGCTGCTCCGCTATGGGACGATTAAGGCTGCTGACCCTGAAAAGGCAGTCCAGCTTATTGGTTTGCTCGCCCAGGCGCTCCAGAGAGGCAATATCCAGTCGATCGATGATGCGGCTTTCAAGAATCTCTTAGCCAGGCTTGCTCCGCCAAAAAAAGGATTCAGGATGAGGAGATAATGGCCAGGGTCAAACATCCAAGCAAGAAGCAGAGATTAGCAAAAGCCCATCGCCAGACTCGTTGGGCTCCGTACTGGACTGTTCCAAAGAAGTACGGCAAAGGCAGGAAGGTCCATCCCGGCAGGCATACTGCCAACAAGCGAAGCTGGAGAAGGACGAAATTAAAGGCATAACATGGCAAAGAAGACTGATCCCAAGAAGATACTGGAGCGGACCTACATCATCCCTTTAAGGAGGGAGTGGCTGAAGGCTCCGAAGTACCGGAGAGCCAAGAGAGCTACTACTGCTGTCCGTTCCTTTCTTGTGAAGCACATGAAGTCAGACAGCATCAAAATAGGACCATTTCTGAACCAGGAGATTTGGAAGCGAGGCATAAAGAGCCCTCCTCATAAGATTAAGGTCACGGCCGTAAAGGATGAGAAAGGAACAGTCCAGGCTGAGCTTTTCGGGGTTCCTGAGAAAAAGGTGAAGAAGGAAGAGCTTCCAAAAGCTGGCCCGCATACAGAGAAGCGTGAGGAGATCTCTGAGACTGCCAAGAAGGTTGAAGCAGAGGAACTCAAGGCAATAAAGCTAGAGCAGCCCCCCCATCCAAAGATTGAGACACGGGAAAGAAGGCAGCCAGCTGCCAAGCCTGCTGCTACAACACAAAGGGCG is part of the Candidatus Nanoarchaeia archaeon genome and encodes:
- a CDS encoding site-specific DNA-methyltransferase; this translates as MDNTKHKVFFGNSNNMKEVLDSSVNIIVTSPPYPMIEMWDKQFSSLNPKIGEALKDGKGMEAYDLMNEELYKVWKEVNRVLADGGIVCINIGDATRKVNGSFHLYANHSRITQYFEKMGFQSLPLIIWRKETNKPNKYMGSGMLPPSAYVTLEHEYILIFRKGNNREFKSNEILKRQESSFFWEERNVWFSDLWNGLKGVSQSLNHSDLRERSAAYPFELAYRLINMYSLNGDTVLDPFFGTGTTMLAAMVAGRNSIGYEIDPNFKKVIDMRISETIHFGRNIVIDRLKKHKQYIEQREAEKGEPKHYSERYEFKIVTNQEKNMFLPLIKDIKKINDNHLEAIYDTEKIELGKKEHSAVLSNHINKVKVEKEAHTLSAYLL
- a CDS encoding MjaI family restriction endonuclease, encoding MAKEWILNSATNRFQLNFSRNVGKVSEQIRKCQPRKVEDWEKYYYGSVYPKAHLIELGKKLYTKITEVLRAEIDDVTEQDCIDFIINLVINRTYDGYVSEKETIYGQLQDILKVKIEPAPDEWDRLFNVDFFIKINEKYIGLQIKPAGGVSHIPEIFKERTQQAETHKKFTAKYGGKVFYIISIKEGDKKVINNIEVIDEIKQEMNRLEK
- a CDS encoding PD-(D/E)XK nuclease family protein is translated as MDKILKEHFDWFMKRGELPPELQQLKGEVKLFDDEELLKAWRSNFKGIRWTDMKGNLFHGAIDNLLKKGKKLIVLDYKTRGFPLKEDTHEHYQDQMDIYNFLLRKNGYDTEDYTYLLFYHPSKVHENGDVDFHKDLVKIKVNIKNAESIFKEAVQVLEAEIPAPSDECGFCEWVDNCNCEIK
- a CDS encoding glycosyltransferase family 4 protein; protein product: MKRKLLIATDNFLPRWDGIARFLWEVIPSLMDEYEITVVAPRHKGEVANLPEIRMVWIGLLPFRIGDFIPARFAWKTISQEVDNADLVWIQTIGPIGSTAIRASHKKGKPLIAFAHSIEWELVPNALSSRYFRKKIAYHLTKRLAAGLYSKCHLIMVPTYEVIKKFEWAGIRTAHVLVHLGTNPEHFVPPSSKVQAKEELGINPSHTVIGYHGRLAREKDLYTLYRAFQRLLYSHKEVTLLIVGDGIEEQKRLFKDKPQIIYAGQQNDVVPYLQAMDIFVLPSLTETTSLSTLEAMSVGLACVVTKVGYVQKYIREKKNGLFFPKRNSLVLSLKLEWLLKDPFLRRRLGDEARKTVVEKFSWKTTVRRVKEVLGRF
- a CDS encoding PIG-L deacetylase family protein, with the protein product MASVLNFCAHNDDQVIGAGGTLAKYAQEGKKVITVIFSYGEKSHPWMKRHEIAKTRVRESAVAGKILGEAQIVYLGLRENHFPEQAKELGLERKIQSLINTYKPEKIFTHSKDDPHPDHRAVFRIVTEAVAKMKERFPVFSFDIWNPISFKKNAVKLVVDITPTFKKKIQAIREHKSQKLAVYTLMTSVYVKALFNGLDHGCWFAEVFTHETKTPDRH
- a CDS encoding 30S ribosomal protein S19e, giving the protein MTLGLHVNRQQLVEKLAEKLKTISEIKAPDWAAYVKTGMHKERPPVDRDWWHKRAASVLYKVLRYGPIGVSKLRRAYGGRKNRGVKPEHFYKGSANIIRKALQQLEKAELVKKVEKGVHKGKIVTPKGAALIHSVAKTIIPKEALEQFKTAKLKKDDKKEDTKAEAKNEPGRTQPV
- a CDS encoding DNA-binding protein — its product is MNQDELSQFELQQQFQQLEAVVKAKFTKEALLRYGTIKAADPEKAVQLIGLLAQALQRGNIQSIDDAAFKNLLARLAPPKKGFRMRR
- the rpl39e gene encoding 50S ribosomal protein L39e (part of the polypeptide exit tunnel in the 50S ribosomal complex), coding for MARVKHPSKKQRLAKAHRQTRWAPYWTVPKKYGKGRKVHPGRHTANKRSWRRTKLKA
- a CDS encoding 50S ribosomal protein L31e, with protein sequence MAKKTDPKKILERTYIIPLRREWLKAPKYRRAKRATTAVRSFLVKHMKSDSIKIGPFLNQEIWKRGIKSPPHKIKVTAVKDEKGTVQAELFGVPEKKVKKEELPKAGPHTEKREEISETAKKVEAEELKAIKLEQPPHPKIETRERRQPAAKPAATTQRAD